The Canis lupus dingo isolate Sandy chromosome 34, ASM325472v2, whole genome shotgun sequence genome contains the following window.
ACCCGAGGGGAGGAGGTGATGGTAACCTCAGAAGCAGCGGGAGACACCCCTCGGGGAACTCAGGACAAGAGGACACGCTCAGTCTCTCAACTTGGTTCTGAGACTCCCAACAAGGAGGGATGCAGCGCCACTCCACAAGGATTAAGAGAAGGATTACAGAGGGTGACGCGTGATCGTGTGTTTCAAGAATACCCAGATAAATTTAGAAGTTATTGAGATCTTCAGCAAAGCCCAGATGGCCCATCCAGTGTGTCTCACAGGCCTGATGGACCACTCCCTCACCTTTTCTTGTCCAGCCGTGCTGGCCTTTCCTTAGTCAGATTCCCTATGCCCCTCTCTGCCTCAGACCCCCAGTCTGGAACATTCTTTAACTGATACCTCCTACTTGTTCTTAAATCAATCCTGCCATCAAAGCTCAGACCTCAGGCTGCTCATGTCATGTACTCTCTTGACATGTTCCATCTCCCTTCGTAATGAGTCACAGCCAGAATTAAAAGACTGATTTGGGGTGGAATTGCTACCTTTTGCAAGATTGAAATCATGGCAGGTCCAGAAACTGATGCCCAATTCCATTTCACTggcatcaaaaaatatttcaactcttATATTCTCACAGGTAGAATGAATTGTGTATTGGCCACATATGGAGGCATTGCTTTGATGATTTTATACTTCAAATTAAGGTCTAAAAAAACACCAGCTATGAAAGCAACATTAACTTGGACCTCATCTGTTAAGTTCCGATGCTTGGAGAAGCTAATGTCAACTCATCATGCGATACTCAATTTGTACAATAAATTAtgaacctggaaaaaaaaaaaagactgatttgggcaagttaaaaatagatgtcTGCCCCGTAGACAAGAAAGTTCATGCAGGCAGAGACTTAGCCTTGTGCGCTAGCATAGTCCCAGGGTCTCACAACGCTCTGCACGTGGCCGGTGCTCTCTAGTTtgagtgaatatgctccatcttcCTCAATTTTGTTGCATCTCTATCTCAATACCCGCTCCCAGGTTGCTGCAGCAAGGGAAGGCAGCCTGCAGAACTGGCCACAAGTTCCTAAATGCTGCTGTCCGGGAGGGACATGCTTCCCTTCCGTGAACATTTCCTAGGCCAAAGCCTGTCACAAGGCCATCTGCATTCAAAAGGGTGATCGGGGATGGGACAACTGCAAATATCAGCTTGTTGCAGCTCCCTACCCAAGAGGCTAACCTAACTTTAAAGTTGGGATAGGGAGAAGTACTGATTAGTCTGTAGGTAGTGGCTTGAGTTTTGCTTCCTGAAGCAAGCACATTGAGTTCTTTGTTCTAAGGCACATTTTTCCTGTTTCACTTTTATTGTTATGTTCTCCACTGGCTAATGTGCATTCACATCTTGGCAGTCCTAAGCTCAGGGCTTTACCAGAAATGTCCCTGTGAAAATGAACTTTAGGTCAATAGCAGAATTTGCTTACCCAAGCTGGCTCATCATCTATTCACTGCCTTAACGAGGACAAGCAGATTGAGTCCCTTTGTTACACATGAACCCTGGGTGTACTGttgctttcattcatttgctttgAAATTAGCTGTTCTTGGGGCTTTTGCAGAACGGGGCCTGCATCAACAGTCGaccacacatttattgagcatctgttacCTATAATTCCTTTACCAGGTATTGAGAGGTACGAAGAAATACAATTGATGGCTCTTGTCTTCAAGGAACTAACTCCAGCTGAGGAAACAAGATGAAAAAACCCCTCCAAGTGTCACCTAAACTCATGGCCATGCATACTTAAACACAGACTCAGTGGCGAGGCGCTAAAAAGAAGTGCAGAGGCAAGAAAGTGCCACGTGGTGGTTGTGTGGTCAGGGTCTCTGGGGTGTGTGGATGGCGATCTGGGCTTGGGGAGGGTGGTAGGTCTCAGCAAGTGGAGTATGGGTCTCCCCCCTAGGCCTGGGCTTCCCTAGGGAGAgcctgagagagaggagagagaggagcatgATCAGCAACGGTGGTGGGGAGAGAACATTCACCACCAGTGGATGCGGGGAGATGCTGCCAACACCGTGGGGAGCAACGCTAAAAGCAGGGGACTCAGCCCAGTGGTGGCCTCCAATGGGTCCAGTCATCTCAGTCCTGAGGTCGGGTCGCCCTCAGGTCATAACTGCACCTGAGAATCCAGAAACTCTACGTCTTCTGGGAAGTCCAGCATTGGGACTAATATCCAAATCAGCCCACAGCTGCCCTGGATCTTTCTGCAACAATCAGGCCTGTGCAGACCAAACCTGTCAGCACTGCCTGGGCTGAACTCAAGGGCTCTTCCCTCTTGAAAGATGCTGGAGGAAGCTGCCCAGCTTATTCTGTGGGTGCAAGCCTGGACGCGTCGGGCAGTCAGCACCCCTGCGGCAAACCTCAGCCAAGGGGGGTCTTGGGGGACATGCCGTGGATACATGCTCCCCTCTTCTGTCTCCTGGGCTGACAATTCTCAGGGTGCTTTACACATTTCCCCAGGGGGTCCCCAGAAGGAGTGAACCACCATTGCCCTCGTTAACACACTCTGCACTGGCTTTTCCTCCTCCAGGTCCCCAAAGAAACAAGTCCTCATGCTCAAGTAGAGACACAACAGCCTCACCCCCAAAAACTCTTTCAACTTCTTTACTTACTTCTTTATTAAAGCATTTACCCTTTTGCCTCAGGGTTAATCATTaactaaggtttaaaaaaaagagcaaattcttTGCACCTTGGTcttataatttaacaaaatattttggagatCTTTTCACATGAGTACATATgtgtctaattttaaaaatagtatcctCTCTGTGGAATATCATAATTTATAGAATTGGTTCTCTATTCATTCTTATGACAAATACTCCAATGgatatctttttttgggggggggcattcTTAACTAGTGGGGATTCTGTTGCACCAGTGTTGATGTTATTCGCCAACAACCTGGCAGCCCACAGATCGAGCAGTCCCCAGGATCTTTTTAATGGTTCCAGAGTCTTCTGGCTAAAGATCAGTACTGCATCTGTGGGGCAATGTTGACAATCTCATCCAAAGTGATATTTCCACTGtgcttaatgtttttctttctgtctcttggcaGTTCCTGGAGAGCTCTCCTcatcagggcagagggagaaggtacCATTTCCATCTGGGCCTGTCTGTTCTGAACGGTCAGTTTCGCTGTCATCCTCAGACCCTTCCAATCACCAGTTGCCTTGGTGATGTCGTCACCAACCTTCTTGGGAGACAGACTCAGGGGACCCATCTTGGGAGCCAAGACAGACACGGCACCAGCTTTCCCACGGGGGCAGCTCAGATATATGACTTTGATCTTGTTGGGGTTGAACTGAGGTGTCATGGTGGAGGTGGCTGGTGTCAGAAGAACCCAGAAACTGGATGGCCAGACATAGTTGCATCTTCACCTCCTCCTCTGAGCCAAAAGCCAAAAGCTCAATGGACATCcttgtgcgtgtgtgtctgttttctccCAACTGCccttaatcttcattttaatgtgatttttcctGACCAAAATGTTGGGAGAAATATCCTAACCTGTACTTTAGTAGGATAAGCCAGGATGGACAGCCCTCAGGCAGTAAAGCTGAGCTAGTAGCTGTGCTGTCTTGCAGGACAGCCTTTATATCTGCAAGAGTTTAGCCAACTGAGAAGTTGGAGCAAGCAGTCTGCAGAAGCGACTACGCTCACTTCCGACATAAGCTGCTAGAAGAATTCACAGAACTCATTGAAAGCTGTTATGCTTCGGTTAGACTGTAACACAGCTGAAGGATACAGCCTGGAATCAGGTAAAGGAAGAAGTACCTGGGGCAGTTCAATACTTAACTCAAGATCAAGTATGAAATGCTGAGCTCTTGTCCTCTCCCCATGAACGCATGACATTGTCACTCTCTTGGTATTGATGTGAACGATTTGCAGTGAGTATTGCCAACCAAGGAAGCTCACCCCAGCCTCGGTGTCCAGAGCGTGTATCAGGGCCCCATCCAGCAGGCAGACTCAGGTTCTAGCCTTTCAGGAGTTCAGCTGACAGCACATGGCTCAAATCCCCCAACCTCTAGCACGTCGTGGCTGTCTATCTGGTGGGCTGTGAGACAAACAAGGACACTCTGATCAGAAAGCTGAGGACAAAGGCCAGACCTCTTCTTGGAGTAAAGGCTAGATTCTTTACTACACGATACCAAAAGCAGAATCCACCTCCTTAAATT
Protein-coding sequences here:
- the LOC112645873 gene encoding ATP synthase membrane subunit K, mitochondrial-like is translated as MAGPETDAQFHFTGIKKYFNSYILTGRMNCVLATYGGIALMILYFKLRSKKTPAMKATLTWTSSVKFRCLEKLMSTHHAILNLYNKL